In a genomic window of Amycolatopsis japonica:
- a CDS encoding type IV secretory system conjugative DNA transfer family protein — MSVHNAASPVTQNGVSDYLRDPGGVTGRLLTAAGDWALTSGPVIVPALAVALAGAVVARRWWRSRRHAALLADARRITVLAPPTVDPAGGAAVWSNLVGLLRPAWRRFWAGQPHLAMEYVFGEHGVTVQFWVPGLIPPSLVERAVEAAWPGAHTRTNPATSPFPALETGRRRITVGGQLRLARTEALPIRTAFDADPIRGLLGAPVGLGRDERACVQILARPVTGRRVAQARRAARRVHHGSSGRLGGRLLDAITPGANATRTRRTSDSRRISQDPQLSLEYSTQNKAIVNKQRGSQYETVIRYAVATDLPADAADNLVHQARDTARGRAHALAAAFAAYTDHNHYTRTRLHRPGPTLADRRLGRGDLLSVPELAALAHLPTDAEIPGVERAGAKAVAPPPGIPTPGPGVMPLGQSDTGHARSVGLRLADARYHLHLIGPTGSGKSTLLGQIILDDVDNQRGVVLIDPKGDLVTDILNRLPRRAAERVVLFDADSRHRPPILNPLEGGETDREVDNLVSVFRRVYSAFWGPRTDDLMRAACLTLRAQEAVPTLADLPKLLTSEAFRSRITSGLTDPVLRGFWEWYDGLTDSSRSQVISPLMNKLRAFLLRPFVKEAIAGGRSTVDMSQVLDEGGICLVRIPKGSLGEETTRLVGSLVVARTWQATTARARVPQRLRPDAHTVIDECHNFLHLPYPMEDMLAEARAFRNGFILAHQHLGQLSRELKEGLSTNARNKIIYSSSPEDARELARHTTPRLSEHDLSHLGVYHAAARLVVHGEETEPFTMTTTPLPDPIPGRAREIRAVLRAQRRAHNTATSTTSRAGSPAATTTATRVERRVSPTRPPRTDPRRTRP; from the coding sequence ATGTCCGTACACAACGCGGCATCCCCGGTGACGCAGAACGGGGTGAGTGACTATCTGCGCGACCCCGGCGGCGTCACCGGTCGCCTGCTCACCGCCGCAGGCGACTGGGCACTGACCTCGGGACCGGTCATCGTCCCGGCCCTGGCCGTCGCCCTGGCGGGCGCTGTTGTCGCGCGCCGCTGGTGGCGTAGTCGCCGCCACGCCGCGCTGCTGGCCGATGCTCGCCGGATCACCGTGCTCGCCCCGCCGACCGTCGATCCCGCCGGCGGGGCCGCGGTCTGGTCCAACCTCGTCGGTCTCCTCCGCCCCGCCTGGCGGCGGTTCTGGGCCGGGCAACCGCATCTGGCGATGGAGTACGTGTTCGGCGAGCACGGCGTCACCGTGCAGTTCTGGGTCCCCGGCCTTATCCCACCCTCACTGGTGGAACGAGCGGTCGAGGCCGCCTGGCCCGGCGCACACACCCGCACCAACCCAGCCACCTCACCCTTCCCCGCGCTGGAGACCGGGCGCCGGCGGATCACCGTCGGCGGCCAGCTACGCCTCGCCCGCACCGAGGCCCTCCCGATCCGCACGGCGTTCGACGCCGACCCGATCCGCGGGCTGCTCGGCGCGCCGGTCGGACTCGGCCGCGACGAGCGGGCTTGCGTGCAGATCCTCGCCCGCCCGGTCACCGGCCGCCGCGTCGCCCAGGCCCGCCGCGCCGCCCGCCGGGTCCACCACGGCTCCTCGGGACGGCTCGGGGGACGGCTCCTCGATGCGATCACCCCCGGCGCGAACGCCACCCGCACTCGCCGGACCTCGGACTCGCGCAGGATCAGCCAGGATCCGCAGCTGTCGCTGGAATATTCGACACAGAACAAGGCGATCGTGAACAAACAGCGGGGTTCGCAGTACGAGACGGTGATCCGGTACGCCGTGGCCACCGACCTTCCCGCCGACGCGGCCGACAACCTGGTGCACCAGGCCCGTGACACCGCGCGCGGGCGCGCGCACGCGCTGGCCGCCGCGTTCGCCGCCTACACCGACCACAACCACTACACCCGCACCCGCCTCCACCGGCCCGGCCCCACGCTCGCCGACCGGCGTCTCGGCCGCGGCGACCTGCTCTCCGTGCCTGAACTCGCGGCGCTCGCGCATCTGCCCACCGACGCCGAGATCCCCGGCGTCGAACGCGCCGGAGCCAAAGCCGTCGCCCCACCGCCCGGCATCCCGACCCCAGGCCCGGGTGTGATGCCCCTGGGACAGTCCGACACCGGCCACGCCCGCTCGGTCGGCCTGCGGCTCGCCGACGCCCGCTACCACCTGCACCTGATCGGACCGACCGGTTCCGGGAAGTCCACCCTGCTCGGCCAGATCATCCTCGACGACGTCGACAACCAGCGCGGTGTCGTCCTGATCGACCCGAAAGGCGACCTGGTCACCGACATCCTCAACCGGCTCCCGCGCCGCGCGGCCGAAAGAGTGGTGCTGTTCGACGCCGACTCCCGGCACCGACCACCCATCCTCAACCCGCTGGAGGGCGGGGAAACCGACCGTGAGGTCGACAACCTCGTCTCCGTCTTCCGCCGCGTGTACTCGGCGTTCTGGGGACCACGCACCGACGACCTCATGCGTGCCGCCTGCCTCACCCTGCGCGCCCAAGAAGCCGTACCAACCCTCGCCGACCTCCCGAAACTCCTCACCAGCGAAGCGTTCCGGTCCCGCATCACCAGCGGGCTGACCGATCCGGTGCTGCGCGGCTTCTGGGAGTGGTACGACGGACTCACCGATAGCTCTCGTTCTCAGGTGATCTCGCCGTTGATGAACAAGCTTCGCGCGTTCTTGCTGCGCCCCTTCGTGAAAGAAGCCATCGCCGGAGGACGGTCCACAGTGGACATGTCCCAGGTGCTCGACGAGGGCGGGATCTGCCTCGTGCGCATCCCCAAAGGGTCCCTCGGGGAAGAGACCACCCGCCTGGTCGGATCGCTGGTCGTGGCGCGCACCTGGCAGGCCACCACCGCCCGCGCCCGCGTCCCGCAGCGCCTGCGCCCCGACGCCCACACCGTCATCGACGAATGCCACAACTTCCTGCATCTCCCCTACCCCATGGAAGACATGCTCGCCGAAGCACGAGCGTTCCGGAACGGATTCATCCTGGCCCACCAGCACCTCGGCCAACTGTCGAGAGAACTGAAAGAAGGCCTCTCCACTAACGCCCGCAACAAAATCATCTACTCCTCATCACCCGAAGACGCCCGCGAACTCGCCCGCCACACCACACCCCGGCTCTCCGAACACGACCTCTCCCACCTCGGCGTCTACCACGCCGCCGCACGCCTGGTCGTGCACGGCGAGGAAACCGAGCCCTTCACCATGACCACCACACCCCTGCCCGACCCGATCCCCGGCCGGGCGCGCGAAATCCGGGCCGTGCTCCGCGCCCAGCGCCGCGCACACAACACCGCAACCAGCACAACCTCCCGCGCCGGAAGCCCAGCGGCCACCACCACCGCGACGCGGGTAGAGCGCCGGGTTTCCCCGACCCGGCCGCCCCGGACCGACCCACGCCGCACCCGCCCCTAG
- a CDS encoding recombinase family protein — MPTRSRTRHPATYLRHWFRTARHRLRLRDRRPPSRALASHTPSGVQPAQHPVTRRSAEAIAVLIREGWNVHHPPYGYTTMTVTGAQSRRGRPRTRLTPDPRRALVVQDVFYWRAVTGLSVEHITARLDADHDRYPPPGTHISWPPAAVDSMLTDIKYTGYQATGTRDENGVFRPVEYWVLSDQPAHRALVTAALFWAAQDPATSVRRIPHRLLAPVHGFATSSDGKEER; from the coding sequence ATGCCCACACGCAGCAGGACACGCCACCCCGCGACCTATCTGCGCCACTGGTTCCGTACCGCCCGCCACCGCCTTCGGCTGCGCGACCGGCGGCCACCGAGCCGAGCACTCGCCAGCCACACGCCCTCCGGTGTCCAGCCCGCGCAGCATCCGGTGACGCGACGGTCGGCCGAGGCGATCGCGGTCCTGATCCGAGAGGGCTGGAACGTTCACCACCCGCCGTACGGCTACACCACGATGACCGTGACCGGAGCGCAGAGCCGCCGCGGAAGACCTCGCACCCGCCTGACACCGGACCCTCGCCGCGCCCTGGTGGTGCAAGACGTCTTCTATTGGCGCGCGGTCACCGGTCTGTCTGTGGAGCACATCACCGCGCGGCTCGACGCCGACCATGACCGCTATCCACCGCCCGGGACACACATCTCCTGGCCGCCCGCAGCGGTCGACTCGATGTTGACCGACATCAAGTACACCGGCTATCAGGCCACCGGTACTCGCGACGAGAACGGCGTCTTCCGTCCCGTCGAGTACTGGGTGCTCTCCGACCAGCCCGCGCACCGTGCCCTGGTCACGGCCGCGCTGTTCTGGGCGGCTCAAGATCCCGCGACCAGTGTGCGGCGCATCCCGCACCGACTCCTCGCCCCCGTCCACGGATTCGCCACCAGCAGTGACGGGAAGGAGGAGCGGTGA
- a CDS encoding VirB4 family type IV secretion system protein translates to MARTRNHSTVARSGSAGAFTPDALSVSARHLEVGNEFVASFGVTGYPQEVYPGWLAPLLTYPARLDVSVHVQPVDPATAASGLRKQRAKLESSRRRNAKHDRLDDPDLDAAAEDAADLSRSIARGDGRLFRFGLYLTVHAPDETSLAEEVSALRSLCASLLLDAKPATYRALQGWVSTLPLGLDPLGLKRTFDTAAVSAAYPFTSPDLPPTDPTTSAPSGVLYGYNVGSSGLVHWDRFACDNYNSVVLGRSGAGKSYFVKLETLRSLYRRLGDTENGWATHGVQAFVIDPEDEYARLASQVGGTYVHLGAGGVRLNPFDLPVHLGANGRRTAPQDALKRRSLFLHTVLAVLFGAEVTAAERAVLDTAITATYHRAGITGDARTWTRPAPLLRDLRDMLATTGDGGDAMAADLAARLHPYVDGSYADLFDGPTTTTPDGHLVVFSLRDLPDELRTIGTLLVLDTVWRRVSNPADRRPRLVVVDEAGVLMRQHVAALFLLRLAKAARKHWCGLTVATQDAADLLGSDLGKAIVSNAATQVLLRAAPQAIDEIAEAFDLSVGERRFLLSADRGQGLLSSGTLRVAVQSLASPTENFLITTDPAELARFAEQDPDATDSGLAEAYIDLGPTETTGSVYEAGRADIDDGFDDARQVDLDTA, encoded by the coding sequence ATGGCACGCACCAGAAACCACAGCACCGTGGCCCGGTCCGGGTCGGCGGGAGCGTTCACCCCGGACGCGCTGTCGGTGTCCGCCCGGCACCTCGAGGTCGGCAACGAATTCGTCGCGAGCTTCGGCGTCACGGGCTATCCGCAGGAGGTCTACCCCGGCTGGCTCGCCCCGCTGCTGACCTACCCCGCCCGCTTGGACGTCTCGGTCCACGTCCAGCCCGTCGACCCGGCGACCGCGGCGAGCGGACTGCGCAAGCAACGCGCCAAACTCGAATCGTCCCGCCGCCGCAACGCAAAGCATGACCGGCTCGACGACCCAGACCTCGACGCCGCCGCCGAGGACGCCGCCGACCTCTCGCGCAGCATCGCCCGCGGCGACGGACGCCTGTTCCGCTTCGGGCTGTATCTCACCGTGCACGCCCCGGACGAAACCTCCCTCGCTGAGGAAGTCTCCGCGCTGCGGTCGTTGTGCGCGTCCCTGCTGCTGGACGCGAAACCCGCGACCTACCGTGCTTTGCAGGGCTGGGTGAGCACCCTGCCACTCGGACTGGACCCGCTCGGTCTGAAAAGGACGTTCGACACCGCCGCGGTCAGCGCCGCGTATCCGTTCACCTCGCCGGACCTCCCGCCGACCGACCCGACCACCTCCGCCCCCTCTGGGGTCCTCTACGGCTACAACGTCGGCTCCTCCGGGCTGGTCCATTGGGACCGGTTCGCCTGCGACAACTACAACTCCGTCGTCCTCGGCCGCTCCGGCGCGGGTAAGAGCTACTTCGTCAAGCTCGAGACCCTGCGCAGCCTCTACCGCCGACTCGGCGACACCGAGAACGGATGGGCCACCCACGGAGTCCAGGCATTCGTCATCGACCCCGAAGACGAATATGCCCGCCTGGCCTCCCAGGTCGGCGGCACCTACGTCCACCTCGGCGCGGGCGGAGTCCGGCTGAACCCGTTCGACCTGCCTGTGCACCTCGGCGCGAACGGACGCCGGACCGCGCCACAGGACGCCCTCAAGCGGCGCAGCTTATTCCTGCACACCGTCCTGGCTGTGCTGTTCGGCGCGGAGGTCACCGCCGCCGAACGAGCCGTGCTCGACACCGCGATCACCGCCACCTACCACCGCGCGGGCATCACCGGTGACGCCCGCACCTGGACGCGCCCAGCGCCACTGCTGCGCGACCTGCGCGACATGCTCGCCACCACCGGCGACGGTGGCGACGCGATGGCCGCCGACCTCGCCGCCCGGCTGCACCCCTACGTCGACGGCTCGTACGCCGACCTCTTCGACGGGCCCACCACGACCACCCCGGACGGGCACCTCGTCGTGTTCTCCCTACGCGACCTGCCCGACGAGCTACGCACGATCGGCACCCTGCTCGTGCTCGACACCGTCTGGCGGCGCGTCTCGAACCCGGCCGACCGCCGGCCCCGGCTGGTCGTGGTCGACGAAGCCGGCGTCCTCATGCGCCAGCACGTCGCCGCGCTGTTCTTACTGCGCCTGGCCAAAGCCGCCCGCAAACACTGGTGCGGGCTCACCGTGGCCACCCAGGACGCCGCTGATCTGCTCGGCAGCGACCTGGGCAAAGCCATCGTGAGCAACGCCGCGACCCAGGTGCTCCTTCGCGCGGCACCGCAGGCGATCGACGAGATCGCCGAGGCCTTCGACCTCTCCGTCGGAGAGCGGCGCTTCCTGCTGTCGGCCGACCGCGGCCAAGGCCTGCTCAGCTCCGGCACGCTGCGAGTGGCGGTCCAGTCACTGGCCTCGCCCACAGAGAACTTCTTGATCACCACCGATCCCGCCGAACTGGCCCGGTTCGCCGAACAGGACCCGGACGCCACCGACAGCGGCCTCGCTGAGGCCTACATCGACCTCGGCCCCACCGAGACCACCGGCTCTGTCTACGAGGCCGGCAGGGCCGACATCGACGACGGGTTCGACGACGCAAGACAGGTCGACCTCGACACCGCGTGA
- a CDS encoding helix-turn-helix domain-containing protein, whose translation MHHKPQLVIDAHTETSASLDERRPAWSREHLRGLGVTTTLMTAASMLGIGRTTAYRLARQGDFPVPAIRAGRNYRVPVARLVELLGLDEEPRR comes from the coding sequence GTGCACCACAAACCACAGCTCGTCATCGACGCCCACACCGAGACCTCCGCATCCCTCGACGAGCGTCGCCCTGCCTGGTCGCGCGAGCACCTCCGCGGCCTCGGTGTCACCACCACTCTCATGACCGCCGCCAGCATGCTCGGCATAGGACGAACGACGGCGTACCGCCTCGCACGGCAAGGCGACTTTCCCGTGCCCGCCATACGGGCCGGACGCAACTACCGCGTCCCCGTGGCGCGCTTGGTCGAGCTTCTCGGGCTGGACGAAGAGCCTCGTCGCTAG
- a CDS encoding PrgI family protein, which translates to MTSPVRVPADVDRPDRVLGPLTARQLTILGVTGLLLYSLYSLTRGFVPLPVFLIVAIPVGITATVLALGQRDGLPLDRLALAAIRQHLSPRHRVAAPEGVRAAPAWLTAQHSDTRARSRGGRRRSPTGTKPVSPAPLELPAHGVADTGAHAGIVDLGTDGRAVIAVCSTVNFSLRTPGEQEALVASFARYLHSLTAPVQILIRAERLDLAPQIAELRAHAGGLPHPALEAAARDHADYLTELTAQADLLRRQVLLVLREPLRTGPATPATASSVLPWRHHRHDNGPVENGVRQAAEQRLVRRLGEAIELLTPAGIVATPLDAAAATGVLAAACNPDTFLPPSAALAGADEVVTSTTTFTDLYGPDDPAGDADLAASSHPAPPRPSTVAPRSGRSQAPGPWLSEDEDWDYDDDEIESR; encoded by the coding sequence ATGACTTCTCCTGTGCGTGTGCCCGCCGACGTCGACCGCCCGGACAGGGTGCTCGGTCCGCTGACCGCCCGGCAGCTCACGATCCTCGGCGTCACCGGCCTCCTGCTCTACAGCCTGTACTCGCTGACCCGTGGGTTCGTGCCGCTGCCGGTGTTCCTCATCGTCGCCATCCCGGTCGGGATCACGGCCACCGTGCTGGCTCTCGGGCAGCGCGACGGGCTGCCCCTGGACCGCCTCGCGCTCGCCGCGATCCGCCAGCACCTGTCTCCGCGGCACCGGGTCGCCGCGCCCGAAGGCGTCCGCGCGGCCCCGGCCTGGCTCACCGCCCAGCACTCCGACACCCGCGCCCGTAGCCGTGGCGGACGGCGTCGGTCACCGACCGGGACCAAGCCGGTGTCCCCGGCACCGCTGGAGCTGCCCGCCCACGGTGTCGCCGACACCGGCGCACACGCCGGGATCGTCGACCTCGGCACGGACGGGCGCGCGGTCATCGCCGTGTGCAGCACCGTCAACTTCTCGCTGCGCACACCCGGGGAACAAGAAGCGCTCGTCGCCAGTTTCGCGCGCTACCTACACTCACTGACCGCGCCCGTGCAGATCCTCATCCGCGCCGAACGGCTCGACCTCGCCCCGCAGATCGCCGAACTCCGCGCCCACGCCGGCGGTCTCCCGCACCCCGCCTTGGAAGCGGCCGCGCGGGACCACGCGGACTACCTCACTGAGCTCACCGCCCAGGCGGATCTGCTCCGCCGCCAAGTGCTGCTTGTGCTGCGCGAACCGCTGCGAACCGGCCCAGCCACACCTGCCACCGCGTCGAGCGTGCTGCCATGGCGGCACCACCGCCACGACAACGGACCGGTGGAGAACGGAGTACGGCAGGCGGCCGAACAACGCCTGGTGCGCCGCCTGGGCGAGGCCATCGAGCTGCTGACCCCGGCCGGGATCGTGGCCACCCCACTCGACGCCGCCGCCGCGACCGGCGTACTCGCGGCGGCCTGCAACCCCGACACCTTCCTGCCGCCCTCGGCCGCACTGGCAGGGGCCGACGAGGTCGTCACCTCCACCACCACCTTCACCGACCTCTACGGCCCCGACGACCCCGCCGGCGATGCCGACCTCGCGGCGTCGTCTCACCCGGCTCCGCCGCGTCCATCGACTGTCGCGCCGCGCTCCGGTCGCTCGCAGGCGCCGGGCCCGTGGCTGTCCGAGGACGAGGACTGGGACTACGACGACGACGAGATCGAAAGCAGGTAA
- a CDS encoding DNA methyltransferase, giving the protein MCHQHPATSTNHGSADPTVPISRALIDALDTSPTPTDIATGHDPVSPSGRTCGFDLGDLPLSVWATAQTSPATQRKGRYVPESTAHPAKMLPAVAAHAIRAYTRPGELVFDPMAGSGTTLVEAIDAGRRAVGVEYEPHWVSVAQANLDLARQRGHEHDGEIVHGDARQLPSLLPEKYRGQVALVITSPPYGPSTHGQVVTASTDSHDGKVHKYHHRYGSALDRGNLANVGHHRLLAGFTRILTGCAAVLRPGGHIAITVRPWREHSELIDLPSQIIACGQAAGLVPVERCVALLARVADRELVARGSFFQRDFIRKQREQGLPLHLIAHEDVIVLAKPLTASVTPALSGDGDASRGRRAS; this is encoded by the coding sequence ATGTGTCACCAGCACCCCGCGACATCGACCAACCACGGCAGCGCTGACCCGACCGTGCCGATCTCCCGCGCGCTCATCGACGCCCTCGACACCAGCCCCACACCGACGGACATCGCGACCGGACACGATCCGGTCAGTCCGAGCGGTAGGACCTGTGGGTTCGACCTCGGCGATCTGCCGTTGTCGGTGTGGGCGACCGCGCAGACCTCCCCGGCCACCCAGCGCAAAGGCCGGTATGTGCCCGAGTCGACCGCGCACCCGGCGAAGATGCTCCCTGCCGTCGCGGCGCACGCCATCCGTGCCTACACCCGTCCCGGGGAGCTGGTGTTCGATCCGATGGCCGGGTCCGGCACCACCTTGGTGGAGGCGATCGATGCCGGGCGCCGCGCGGTCGGTGTCGAGTACGAGCCGCACTGGGTCAGCGTCGCCCAGGCGAACCTTGACCTGGCCCGTCAACGCGGCCACGAGCACGACGGCGAGATCGTGCACGGCGACGCCCGGCAGCTGCCGTCCCTGCTGCCCGAGAAATATCGCGGGCAGGTCGCGCTGGTGATCACCTCCCCGCCGTATGGGCCGTCCACGCATGGGCAGGTCGTCACCGCCAGCACCGACTCGCATGACGGGAAAGTGCACAAGTACCACCACCGCTACGGCAGCGCGTTGGATCGCGGGAACCTGGCCAACGTCGGCCACCACCGGCTGCTGGCCGGCTTCACCCGCATCCTCACCGGCTGCGCGGCCGTGCTGCGCCCCGGCGGGCACATCGCGATCACTGTCCGCCCGTGGCGCGAGCACTCGGAGCTCATTGATCTGCCCTCGCAGATCATCGCCTGTGGCCAGGCCGCCGGGCTGGTCCCGGTCGAACGCTGCGTCGCCCTGCTGGCCCGAGTCGCCGACCGCGAGCTGGTCGCCCGCGGGAGCTTCTTTCAGCGCGACTTCATCCGCAAGCAGCGTGAGCAGGGCCTGCCCTTGCATCTGATCGCGCACGAGGACGTCATCGTCCTGGCCAAGCCCCTCACGGCCAGCGTCACGCCGGCCTTGTCGGGTGACGGGGACGCGAGTCGTGGGCGGAGGGCATCGTGA
- a CDS encoding tyrosine-type recombinase/integrase: protein MHEFSANTFKRCTCKHPETGQQLGAKCQKLKRRNGSWRSDHGTWYFQAELPRRSDRTRRTRRRGGYATQTDAQTVLDKMAALVEAAQPHGDTAVVAIGDLIDTCLKSGKSFPTAESITQELESGDTPNLVPTVGEWLHTWLASRKKLRGSTRLSYHQHMRLWLIPHLGHYRIDALTVEHVAAMFDAMAERNDFITAAKASDDPDIRKTVHGLRIISAATMQRYRATLRAALNAAIRDPKIPLRFNPASHIELPSGRRPKALLWTPERVERWQRTGERPSRVMVWTPEQTGTFLDHAEGHPHYVLLHLIAYRGLRRGEACGLPWWDIDLANQSATITSALVQIGWEIEFGEPKSEASGRVIALDNDSVHALRAQKQHQADLRDAAGDRWVEHGLVCTESDGSPLHPAKLTDSFQAIAEEAGLPPVRLHDLRHGAATLMLAAGADLKEVQELLGHSSIAITADTYTHVLPELARESAEAAASLVPRQTRRKLPPPPHSGASGA, encoded by the coding sequence ATGCACGAATTCTCCGCCAACACCTTCAAGCGCTGCACCTGCAAACACCCCGAAACCGGGCAACAGCTCGGAGCGAAATGCCAGAAACTCAAACGCCGCAACGGGTCCTGGAGATCCGACCACGGAACCTGGTACTTCCAGGCCGAACTTCCCCGCCGTAGCGACAGAACCCGTCGCACCCGGCGACGCGGGGGATACGCGACCCAGACCGACGCACAAACCGTGCTCGACAAAATGGCCGCCCTGGTCGAGGCAGCGCAACCACACGGCGACACCGCCGTCGTTGCCATCGGCGACCTCATCGACACCTGCCTCAAGAGCGGAAAATCCTTCCCCACAGCGGAAAGCATCACCCAAGAACTCGAGTCAGGTGACACGCCGAACCTCGTACCGACCGTCGGAGAGTGGCTGCACACCTGGCTGGCCAGCCGCAAAAAACTGCGCGGAAGCACAAGGCTCTCCTACCACCAGCACATGAGACTCTGGCTCATACCGCACCTCGGGCACTACCGCATCGACGCGCTCACCGTCGAACACGTCGCCGCGATGTTCGACGCCATGGCCGAGCGCAACGACTTCATCACCGCCGCGAAAGCCAGTGACGACCCCGACATCCGCAAAACCGTTCACGGCCTGCGGATCATCAGCGCCGCCACCATGCAGCGCTACCGCGCGACCCTGCGCGCCGCGCTCAACGCCGCCATCCGCGACCCCAAGATTCCCCTACGGTTCAACCCCGCCTCCCACATCGAACTACCGTCCGGGCGCCGACCCAAAGCGCTCCTGTGGACCCCAGAACGGGTCGAACGATGGCAACGCACAGGAGAGCGGCCCTCCCGGGTGATGGTGTGGACACCCGAGCAGACCGGCACCTTCCTCGACCACGCCGAAGGCCACCCCCACTACGTACTCCTGCACCTCATCGCCTACCGAGGTCTCCGCCGTGGCGAAGCCTGCGGACTGCCCTGGTGGGACATCGACCTCGCGAACCAGAGCGCCACGATCACCTCAGCCCTCGTCCAGATCGGCTGGGAAATCGAGTTCGGCGAACCGAAGAGCGAAGCCAGCGGACGCGTCATCGCCCTGGACAACGACTCCGTCCACGCCCTCCGCGCTCAGAAACAGCACCAAGCCGACCTGCGCGATGCAGCAGGCGACCGCTGGGTCGAACACGGCCTTGTCTGCACCGAGTCGGACGGCAGCCCCCTGCACCCGGCCAAACTCACCGACAGCTTCCAAGCGATCGCCGAGGAAGCTGGACTGCCACCCGTACGCCTGCACGACCTCCGCCACGGAGCGGCGACCCTGATGCTTGCCGCAGGCGCCGACCTCAAAGAAGTCCAGGAACTCCTCGGGCACTCCAGCATCGCCATCACCGCCGACACCTACACCCACGTACTCCCAGAACTCGCCCGCGAGTCCGCAGAGGCTGCCGCATCACTCGTGCCCCGTCAGACACGGCGCAAGCTTCCCCCACCGCCGCATAGCGGCGCCTCAGGTGCGTGA
- a CDS encoding replication-relaxation family protein, producing MITTTTRQHTLRDHLPGRHTARAASSVEHQAMLASRLTARDKWLLALLHEHRVLTSFQIQDAAFPSGRSARQRVLDLYLWRAISRFRPFQQLGSAPMHYVLGPAGAAVLAAEHGLEVKELGYRHDRAMAIAHNQRLAHTVGVNDFFTSLIAHTRHTKADEAVTAWWSESRCARHFGDLVIPDGYGRWRTHHHGTTKEVEWFLEFDTGTESLTKVGRKLAGYARLAESTGIATPVLMWLPTTRREAGARTALARVHAGLDAPRTVPVATAAADLLDPAAPHPSPAEAVWLPLTSARTDRADPRYSLADLADAWPGLKPPAGPGTEDGDGEAAAAASPYRLPPPSPIPPRATPNRIARGEN from the coding sequence TTGATCACGACCACTACCCGCCAGCACACTTTGCGGGATCATTTGCCCGGACGTCACACCGCCCGCGCCGCCAGCTCGGTCGAGCACCAAGCCATGCTCGCCTCCCGCCTCACCGCCCGCGACAAGTGGCTCCTGGCCCTGCTGCACGAGCACCGGGTCCTGACCAGCTTCCAGATCCAGGACGCGGCCTTCCCCTCCGGCCGGTCGGCACGCCAGCGGGTGCTCGACCTCTACCTCTGGCGCGCGATCTCCCGGTTCCGGCCGTTCCAGCAACTCGGCTCCGCCCCGATGCACTACGTCCTCGGCCCGGCCGGCGCAGCCGTGCTCGCCGCCGAACACGGCCTCGAGGTCAAGGAACTCGGCTACCGGCACGACCGTGCCATGGCCATCGCCCACAACCAGCGCCTCGCCCACACCGTCGGCGTCAACGACTTCTTCACCTCTCTCATCGCCCACACCCGCCACACCAAGGCCGACGAGGCGGTGACGGCCTGGTGGTCGGAATCCCGCTGCGCCCGTCACTTCGGCGACCTCGTCATCCCCGACGGCTACGGCCGCTGGCGCACCCACCACCACGGCACCACGAAGGAGGTGGAGTGGTTCCTCGAATTCGACACCGGAACCGAGTCCCTCACCAAGGTCGGGCGGAAGCTGGCCGGATACGCGCGGCTGGCCGAGTCGACCGGGATCGCGACGCCGGTGCTGATGTGGCTACCGACCACCCGCCGTGAAGCCGGTGCCCGCACCGCCCTGGCCCGCGTCCACGCCGGACTCGACGCCCCTCGCACGGTGCCGGTAGCCACCGCCGCGGCCGACCTGCTCGACCCCGCCGCACCGCATCCAAGCCCGGCCGAGGCGGTCTGGCTACCACTGACCTCGGCCCGCACCGATCGCGCCGACCCGCGCTACAGCCTCGCCGACCTTGCCGACGCCTGGCCCGGCCTGAAACCACCGGCCGGCCCCGGCACCGAGGACGGTGACGGCGAGGCCGCCGCGGCGGCCTCGCCGTACCGGCTGCCACCACCGAGTCCGATCCCACCGCGGGCAACGCCGAACCGGATCGCGCGCGGCGAGAACTGA
- a CDS encoding pilin, with translation MLLLGWLIATVVVLTSSAARAETVHYVALAATVDQVLGNIRNWVMGILAGVAVVFITIGGLRYLMASGDPGEIEKAKGAFKAAGIGFGLAALAPLVVEILKGIVGGV, from the coding sequence GTGCTGCTCCTGGGGTGGCTGATCGCCACCGTAGTGGTGCTGACGTCCTCGGCCGCGCGGGCGGAGACCGTCCACTATGTCGCGCTCGCGGCGACTGTCGATCAGGTCCTCGGCAACATCCGCAACTGGGTCATGGGGATCTTGGCCGGGGTCGCGGTCGTGTTCATCACCATCGGCGGTCTGCGCTACCTGATGGCCTCGGGCGACCCCGGCGAAATCGAGAAAGCCAAGGGCGCGTTCAAAGCCGCCGGCATCGGCTTCGGGCTCGCCGCACTCGCCCCGCTCGTGGTCGAGATCCTCAAGGGAATCGTGGGCGGGGTGTGA